GCGGCTACGTCACCGGCGACATCGCGGTGCGCGACGCCGAGGGCTACTACGCCGTGCTCGGCCGCGCCGACGACGTGCTCAACGTCGCGGGCCATCGCATCGGCACCGCCGAGGTGGAAAGCGCGCTGCTGACGCACGCGGCCGTGGCCGAGTCGGCCGTCATAGGCCTGCCCGACCCGATCAAGGGCGAGTGCATCAAGGCGTTCGTGGTGCTGCGCTCCGGCGCCGCCGCCGGCGATGAGCTCGAAGCGCAGCTCATCGCGCACGTGCGCGACACGCTCGGGCCCATCGCGCAGCCTTCGGCGATCTCGTTCATCGGCGCACTGCCCAAGACCCGCTCGGGAAAGATCATGCGCCGCCTTCTCAAGGCCCGTGAGCTCGGCCAGGACGAAGGCGACGTGTCCACGCTCGAAGACTGACGGAATCGCACGCGCGTCTCGGGTGCGCGCGCGTGCCTCGGACCAAGATTCGGAGGGAGCATGAAGCTCGGACTTACCGCCGGCGCCTTCGGCGCGCAGATCAGGATCGACCTGGACGCGATCAAGGAGGCCGAGAGCCTCGGCTACGACTCGGTATGGACGGCCGAGGCCTGGGGCGGCGATGCGATCGTGCCGCTGGCGTGGATCGGCGCGCACACCAGCAGGATCAAGCTCGGCACCGGCATCATGCAGATGCCGGCGCGCACGCCCGCGATGTGCGCGATGCAGGCGATGACGCTGGACCAGCTCTCGGGTGGTCGCATGATCGTGGGGCTTGGCCCGTCCGGACCCCAGGTCATCGAAGGCTGGCACGGTGTCCCCTACGGCAAGCCGCTGGTGCGCACGCGCGAATACATCGCGATCCTGCGCAAGATCTTCGCGCGCGAGGAGCCGGTGACCTTCGAAGGCGAGAACTACCAGATTCCGTACCGCGGCCCCGGCGCCAGCGGCCTCGGCAAGCCGCTGCGCTCGATCCTCCACGGTCGCAAGGACATCCCGATCATCACCGCCACGATCTCGCCCAAGGGAGTCGAAGTCGCGGCCGAGGTGGCCGACGGCTTCATGCCCATCTGGACCAGCGCCGAAGGTCTGTCCACGTTCCAGGCATCGCTGGAAAAGGGCTTTGCCAGGTCGGGCGACGCCGACAAGAAATCGCGCTTCATGATCATGCCGATGGTCAACGTGGTGATCGGCGACGACGTGCAAGCCTGCCGCGACCGCGTCCGCCCTGGGATCGCACTGTACGTCGGTGGCATGGGCGCGCGCGAGAAGAACTTCTACAACTCGCTTGTATCGCGCATGGGATGGGAGGGGCCTGCCAGGAACATCCAGGACCTGTTCCTGTCGGGCAGGAAGGAAGAGGCCACCGCGGCCGTGCCCGACGATCTGGTCGATGCAATCACGCTGGTCGGACCCAAGGAGCGCATCGCCGAGCGCGTGGCGGCGTGGAAGCAGTCGGGCGTGCATTCGCTGATCCTGTCGCTGTCGCGGCGCGAGGACATGCGCACGATGGCCGAGCTTTGCCTCTGAGTGATTCGGGCTCTGCAGTCCATGCGCGATGATGGCGGCGCCGCGTCCGCGCGGCGGTGGGCGCCGCGCTGCAGCCGCCGTGTCCGGGTATCACGTTGAACGGATTCCCGCGCAGACGCCGAGGCCTTCGCATGCCTCGCACGCTGACGGAGAAGGCCATCGTGCTCGTCGTCGGCGCGGCGCTGGCGTACGCGTTGGGCCTGTGGACGGCCCCCGAAGATCCGCGCCGCGGAAAGATGCGCGATTACCCGGACGTCGTGCGAGGACGCGCGCTGGTCAACGACGGGGATAGCATCGAGATCGCACGCACTCGCATACGCCTGTTCGGCATCGACGCGTTCGAGCGCGATCAGCTGTGCGGGCGCAGCGACGGCACGCACTTCCCGTGCGGGCACGTTGCGCGCATCACCCTCGAGCGAATGGTCGGCAACGCCAGCCTGACCTGCGAGAAGCGCGACGTCGACGTCTACGGCCGCATGGTCGCGCGCTGCACGATCGGGCAGACCGACATCGCGGCCGAGCTAGTCCGCGAGGGCCTGGCGCTGGCCTATCGCCAGTACAGCAACGATTACGTGGACGAAGAGGACGAAGCGCGTCTCGGCCGGCGCGGCGCCTGGGATGGCCGCTTCACCACGCCGTGGGACTACCGGCAGGATCGCCGCTGAACGCGGGCCGTCGCCGCGGCTTTCGACCGATGCTCAGGCGACCAGGGCAGCCCGCAGGTTCCGGGTGCAGCGAGGGTCGAAGAGGGGGAAGCACCATCGACGGCTACCTTGCATGCCCCGTCATTATCGTTCGCACCGTAACCGCGAATGCCATTGATGTGATCGCGGCGGGGGGAGTACACGTGCGACGGATGCCCGCGTGCAATCGCGGGCAGAACAGAGCGGGCCGATCTACGAGCCGCGCCATCCCGGATTCACGGTCCTGCATCAGGTGGTCAGCCAGAACCTGGAGACGTTCGTCGAGTTGGCGCGCGCTCGCGGCCATCCTCTGCCGCTATTCGTCGAGCAGACCTTTCGCGACTACTTGGCGTGCGGCGATCCAACCGCGGGGTTCGTCCGCTTCCGTTGTCAACGCTGCCGCTTTGAGCGGATCGTTGCGTTCTCCTGCAAGCGGCGCGGCTTCTGTCCATCTTGCGGGGGTCGCCGAATGGCGGACACCGCGGCCAACCTCGTGGACTTCGTGCTGCCCGAGGTCGGCATACGGCAGTACGTGCTGTCGCTGCCATTCTGGCTGCGCCACCGCCTGGCCTATGATTCCGCACTGTTGACCCCAGTGGTCCAGGCATTCGTCGCCGCCGTGTTCGCGTCGGTGAGGAAGCGGGCTAAGCGCAAGCTCGGTGTTCGCCGCGGGCAGTGCGGCGCTGTGACGTTCGTGCAGAGGTTTGGCGGCGCCCTCAATCTGAACGTCCATTTTCACACGCTCGTGCTCGAGGGCGTCTACGAGACTCCGGCACGCGCGCAGCAGGTGCAATTCCATCCTTTGCCGGCGCCGTCGCTTGAGCAGATCCAGGAATGCCTGGCTGATGCCGCACGACGTATCGAGCGCGTAGTGGCCAAGGGCGGCGTGGGCTCGGAGGACGACGAGAACGGCGATCCGATGCTAAAGACCAATTTGTCGATGGCTGAGATCTATGCCGGCGCGGTGCAGTCGGTAGTGCCGCTTGGCACCGACAAGGGCAGACCAACGCGACGGGTCAGAAAGGAGCCACGCACCGCGCCGGCCTCGCGCAAACAGAGCAAGGATGGCTT
This is a stretch of genomic DNA from Candidatus Limnocylindrales bacterium. It encodes these proteins:
- a CDS encoding LLM class F420-dependent oxidoreductase, producing MKLGLTAGAFGAQIRIDLDAIKEAESLGYDSVWTAEAWGGDAIVPLAWIGAHTSRIKLGTGIMQMPARTPAMCAMQAMTLDQLSGGRMIVGLGPSGPQVIEGWHGVPYGKPLVRTREYIAILRKIFAREEPVTFEGENYQIPYRGPGASGLGKPLRSILHGRKDIPIITATISPKGVEVAAEVADGFMPIWTSAEGLSTFQASLEKGFARSGDADKKSRFMIMPMVNVVIGDDVQACRDRVRPGIALYVGGMGAREKNFYNSLVSRMGWEGPARNIQDLFLSGRKEEATAAVPDDLVDAITLVGPKERIAERVAAWKQSGVHSLILSLSRREDMRTMAELCL
- a CDS encoding thermonuclease family protein, which encodes MPRTLTEKAIVLVVGAALAYALGLWTAPEDPRRGKMRDYPDVVRGRALVNDGDSIEIARTRIRLFGIDAFERDQLCGRSDGTHFPCGHVARITLERMVGNASLTCEKRDVDVYGRMVARCTIGQTDIAAELVREGLALAYRQYSNDYVDEEDEARLGRRGAWDGRFTTPWDYRQDRR
- a CDS encoding transposase encodes the protein MQSRAEQSGPIYEPRHPGFTVLHQVVSQNLETFVELARARGHPLPLFVEQTFRDYLACGDPTAGFVRFRCQRCRFERIVAFSCKRRGFCPSCGGRRMADTAANLVDFVLPEVGIRQYVLSLPFWLRHRLAYDSALLTPVVQAFVAAVFASVRKRAKRKLGVRRGQCGAVTFVQRFGGALNLNVHFHTLVLEGVYETPARAQQVQFHPLPAPSLEQIQECLADAARRIERVVAKGGVGSEDDENGDPMLKTNLSMAEIYAGAVQSVVPLGTDKGRPTRRVRKEPRTAPASRKQSKDGLCAVGEGLSLHAGVFVPARDRSRLEHVCRYVARPALASDRLTLMEDGSIDYRLSRPWNDGTTTVVLGPLELLARLAALVPPPRSHQVRYHGVLAPNAAWRDQVVPAVKVEAAAGKHSHRRHDGQPARPVRIPWADLLRRVFAVDVLVCPRCAGRMHVLTGRDAIGSVLAAVRRSSPLQRSPPARCATG